In Xyrauchen texanus isolate HMW12.3.18 chromosome 14, RBS_HiC_50CHRs, whole genome shotgun sequence, the following are encoded in one genomic region:
- the LOC127655368 gene encoding epidermal growth factor-like protein 6 isoform X1, with translation MKYFSWICFLPFLSYFSFRTADCSNRQRRQIPARGLAGVCRYGSRLECCYGWKKNSKGHCEAQCDLGCKHGECVGPNKCKCFPGYTGKTCSQDLNECGLKPRPCEHRCMNTFGSYMCYCLNGYMLMPDGSCANSRTCSLAHCQYGCEEVEGEICCLCPSAGLQLGPDRKTCVDIDECATGKNQCPFNRQCINTFGSYYCKCQGGHDLKYINGKYDCVDINECAASIHKCSHHAECINTHGSYKCKCKQGFRGNGFDCSAIPDAPNKIRILGGKFDNTIPEPVVTESPRHHMQPFDYDGEVYIGPSDETPLFPEGKKFYNEEDEEEEGEDTGNQLEGEELNARGDVFFPDDFVPVYGSDTEPKESQAAPLRERFLTDCNFDHGACEWVQDNDDDLDWTIKYHKNGREYFLALHGLIGSRKEQARMKLLLDDYMRQSVFCLKFDYRILGQNMGILRVTWDSSAFAIWERRQSHNQEWQTENITITWTGTAPEALIFEAERGKSVTGEIGLDHVVLFSGPCSEDKVF, from the exons ATGAAATATTTCTCTTGGATTTGTTTTCTCCCATTCCTGTCATACTTTTCATTTAGGACGGCAGATTGCAG TAACAGACAAAGAAGACAAATCCCAGCTCGGGGTTTAGCAGGTGTGTGTCGCTATGGCAGCCGACTGGAGTGTTGCTACGGCTGGAAGAAAAACAGTAAAGGTCATTGTGAAG CTCAGTGCGACTTGGGATGCAAACACGGCGAGTGTGTCGGCCCTAACAAATGCAAGTGTTTTCCTGGATACACCGGAAAGACGTGCAGTCAAG ATCTGAATGAGTGCGGTCTGAAGCCTCGACCCTGTGAACATCGCTGCATGAACACGTTTGGCAGCTATATGTGCTACTGTTTGAACGGATACATGCTAATGCCTGACGGGTCCTGTGCAA ACTCGAGGACGTGTTCTTTGGCTCATTGTCAGTACGGCTGTGAGGAGGTCGAAGGAGAAATTTGTTGTCTCTGTCCTTCTGCTGGTCTTCAGTTGGGACCTGATAGGAAGACCTGTGTCG ACATTGATGAATGTGCAACTGGCAAAAACCAGTGTCCGTTCAATCGGCAGTGTATCAACACGTTTGGAAGCTACTACTGCAAATGCCAGGGCGGTCACGATCTCAAATATATAAATGGCAAATACGACTGTGTTG atataaatGAGTGTGCTGCCAGCATACATAAGTGTTCTCATCACGCTGAGTGCATTAACACACACGGATCCTACAAGTGTAAATGCAAACAGGGTTTCCGTGGCAACGGATTCGACTGTTCAG CGATTCCTGATGCCCCCAACAAAATCCGTATACTGGGGGGCAAATTTGACAACACCATCCCAGAGCCTGTGGTGACCGAGTCTCCACGACATCACATGCAACCCTTCGACTATGATGGCGAGGTCTACATCGGCCCTTCTGATGAAACTCCATTGTTTCCTGAGGGAAAGAAGTTTTACAatgaggaagatgaggaggaaGAGGGAGAAGACACAGGAAATCAGCTGGAAGGCGAGGAGCTGAACGCCAGAGGAGATGTTTTCT TTCCAGACGACTTTGTGCCTGTTTATGGTTCCGACACAGAGCCGAAAGAGAGTCAAGCGGCGCCACTGAGGGAAA GGTTCCTGACAGATTGTAATTTTGATCACGGTGCGTGTGAGTGGGTTCAGGATAACGATGATGATTTGGACTGGACCATCAAGTATCATAAAAATG GAAGAGAATACTTCCTGGCTCTGCACGGACTTATTGGCAGCAGGAAGGAGCAGGCGAGGATGAAGCTGCTTCTGGATGATTACATGCGTCAGAGCGTCTTCTGTCTTAAATTCGATTACCGTATCCTGGGACAGAACATGGGCATCTTACGAGTGACGTGGGACAGCAGCGCCTTTGCCATTTGGGAGAGAAGACAGAGTCACAACCAGGAATGGCAAACAGAAAATATCACAATTACCTGGACGGGAACAGCTCCAGAAGCG CTCATCTTTGAGGCCGAGCGGGGGAAGTCAGTCACTGGAGAAATTGGGCTGGATCATGTAGTTCTCTTCTCAGGGCCCTGTTCAGAAGATAAAGTATTTTAA
- the LOC127655368 gene encoding epidermal growth factor-like protein 6 isoform X2, producing MKYFSWICFLPFLSYFSFRTADCSNRQRRQIPARGLAGVCRYGSRLECCYGWKKNSKGHCEAQCDLGCKHGECVGPNKCKCFPGYTGKTCSQDLNECGLKPRPCEHRCMNTFGSYMCYCLNGYMLMPDGSCANSRTCSLAHCQYGCEEVEGEICCLCPSAGLQLGPDRKTCVDINECAASIHKCSHHAECINTHGSYKCKCKQGFRGNGFDCSAIPDAPNKIRILGGKFDNTIPEPVVTESPRHHMQPFDYDGEVYIGPSDETPLFPEGKKFYNEEDEEEEGEDTGNQLEGEELNARGDVFFPDDFVPVYGSDTEPKESQAAPLRERFLTDCNFDHGACEWVQDNDDDLDWTIKYHKNGREYFLALHGLIGSRKEQARMKLLLDDYMRQSVFCLKFDYRILGQNMGILRVTWDSSAFAIWERRQSHNQEWQTENITITWTGTAPEALIFEAERGKSVTGEIGLDHVVLFSGPCSEDKVF from the exons ATGAAATATTTCTCTTGGATTTGTTTTCTCCCATTCCTGTCATACTTTTCATTTAGGACGGCAGATTGCAG TAACAGACAAAGAAGACAAATCCCAGCTCGGGGTTTAGCAGGTGTGTGTCGCTATGGCAGCCGACTGGAGTGTTGCTACGGCTGGAAGAAAAACAGTAAAGGTCATTGTGAAG CTCAGTGCGACTTGGGATGCAAACACGGCGAGTGTGTCGGCCCTAACAAATGCAAGTGTTTTCCTGGATACACCGGAAAGACGTGCAGTCAAG ATCTGAATGAGTGCGGTCTGAAGCCTCGACCCTGTGAACATCGCTGCATGAACACGTTTGGCAGCTATATGTGCTACTGTTTGAACGGATACATGCTAATGCCTGACGGGTCCTGTGCAA ACTCGAGGACGTGTTCTTTGGCTCATTGTCAGTACGGCTGTGAGGAGGTCGAAGGAGAAATTTGTTGTCTCTGTCCTTCTGCTGGTCTTCAGTTGGGACCTGATAGGAAGACCTGTGTCG atataaatGAGTGTGCTGCCAGCATACATAAGTGTTCTCATCACGCTGAGTGCATTAACACACACGGATCCTACAAGTGTAAATGCAAACAGGGTTTCCGTGGCAACGGATTCGACTGTTCAG CGATTCCTGATGCCCCCAACAAAATCCGTATACTGGGGGGCAAATTTGACAACACCATCCCAGAGCCTGTGGTGACCGAGTCTCCACGACATCACATGCAACCCTTCGACTATGATGGCGAGGTCTACATCGGCCCTTCTGATGAAACTCCATTGTTTCCTGAGGGAAAGAAGTTTTACAatgaggaagatgaggaggaaGAGGGAGAAGACACAGGAAATCAGCTGGAAGGCGAGGAGCTGAACGCCAGAGGAGATGTTTTCT TTCCAGACGACTTTGTGCCTGTTTATGGTTCCGACACAGAGCCGAAAGAGAGTCAAGCGGCGCCACTGAGGGAAA GGTTCCTGACAGATTGTAATTTTGATCACGGTGCGTGTGAGTGGGTTCAGGATAACGATGATGATTTGGACTGGACCATCAAGTATCATAAAAATG GAAGAGAATACTTCCTGGCTCTGCACGGACTTATTGGCAGCAGGAAGGAGCAGGCGAGGATGAAGCTGCTTCTGGATGATTACATGCGTCAGAGCGTCTTCTGTCTTAAATTCGATTACCGTATCCTGGGACAGAACATGGGCATCTTACGAGTGACGTGGGACAGCAGCGCCTTTGCCATTTGGGAGAGAAGACAGAGTCACAACCAGGAATGGCAAACAGAAAATATCACAATTACCTGGACGGGAACAGCTCCAGAAGCG CTCATCTTTGAGGCCGAGCGGGGGAAGTCAGTCACTGGAGAAATTGGGCTGGATCATGTAGTTCTCTTCTCAGGGCCCTGTTCAGAAGATAAAGTATTTTAA